TATCTCCCCCTGATTCTGGCAAATCTCGAAGTCGTCACATACCAATTCCATGTACCAATTTTTGAAATACAGAAGTTGGTGAGGACTTAGTAAATAGATTAGCGAGATTATCACATGACTTGATTTGCAAGATATTTATTTCCCCGCTTTCTTGTAATTCATGGGGATAAAACAGTTTAGGAACAAAATGCTTAGTGATATTGCTCTTTATGTAACATGTTTGCATCTGTGTAACACAAGCGGAATTATCTTCATAGATAATTGTAGGTGATTCAATTGAACCAATACCATATGACTGTTGTATGTGGTTAATCATTCTGCGAAGCCATACATTTTCTCGTGATGCCTCGTATAGAGTAATAATTTCAAAATGATTAGTAGAGGTTGTTGTCATAGTTTGCTTAGAAGACTTCTATAAAATAGCTGTACCTCCATGTAGGAATACAAATTCTGTTTGGGATTTTCCGTTATGAGGATCAGATAAGTAACCAGTATTAGTATAACCAATCATACTAGGATTATGATTTTTCTTGAAGAATAAACCAAGATCCTTTGTACCATTAAGTTATCTAAGGATACACTTTGCTCCCGTCCAATGACAGCGAGTTGGGTTTGCACTATGCCTAGCCAGTAAGTTCATTGCAAATGTGATATCAGGCCTAGTGCAATTTGCAAGATACATAAGTGCGCCAATGACACTGAGATATGGGATTTCTGGTCCCAACATGTTTTCCCCAATATCCCGTGGTCTAAATGGATATTTCCCTATTTCTAAGGAACGAACAACCATTGGAGTTTTATTAAGGTATGATTTATCCATATTAAATTTCTCCAATATTTTCTGGATATAGCTTGATTGATGCACTAAAATTCCTGAAGGATGGTGCTCAAATTGTAAGCCTAGGCAATACTTGGTCTTACCCAAATCCTTCATCTCAAATTCCATCTTTAGATGTTTGCGTGCTTCTTCTATATCCTTTGGGCTGCCAATGATATTTAAATCATTAACATACACGGATATAATACAAAATCCCGTTCGAGATTTCTTAATGAAAACACATTGACAAACATCATTGTTAGTGTATCCTTTCTTTAGAAAGAATTCACTCAGTCGGTTGTACCACATTCGTCCCGACTGCTTCAAGCCATATAATGACTTTTGTAGTTTTACACAATACATGTTGCGATTTGCGTTTGGATTCGGAATTTGGATTCCATCGGGAACCTTCATGTATATGTCCGAATCAAGTGATCCATATAGATATGCTGTCACCACATCCATTAACTGCATAGATAGATGATTTTGAACTGCCAATGATATTAAGTATCGGAGAGTAATTCCACTCATTACTGGAGAATAGGTTTCATTGTAATCAATGCCGAGTCTCCGCGTGAACTCTTGTGCTACTAACCTCGCTTTATATCTCACCACCTCATTGTTCTCATTCCATTTTCGGATGAAAACCCATTTAAAGCCTACATGAAAGACTTTGGAAGGTGTAGGTATTGCAGATGTGAATACCCCTCTTCTAGTGAGCGAGGCTATCTCAGCTTGAATTGCTTCTTTCCATTGAAGCCAGTCCGAGCGCTTTTTGCACTCTGCCATGGTCTTGGGATTTGGATCATTGAGAAAGATTTCTGCAATTGCTGCGGAGAATTATATGTCGACAATAGTAGTCTTACGATCGTATGATTCTCCTGAATCTATGTAATTGATGGAAATTTCTTTCACCCCATTATTTGACTACATTTCCCAAAACTATGGAGTCAGGGTGTTCCGATATCCCAGGATCATAATTTGGATGCACCGTTGATCTGGGTTGTGGATTTTGtcctgatgttggatttttatcCACTATTGGTTGTCTACCAACTTTAGGTTCGCTTGGATTTATTTATTTGGAGGACTTAGTCCTCGATATCCTCGGATGCTCACTTGGAGCATTATCCTTAGGAGCGGCCGtacttttccccttcttctttggAAGTGGGAGTTGAATGGTTTTTATTGGTACCTCCACTCTTTCATGCGTATTGCGAGCAGGATAAGAGGATTTAGTGACACCCTTATAATCAGTAAATGCTTCTGGCAGGTTATTTGCAATATGTTGCAAGTTTATGATTTTCTGAACTTGTTGTTCAGTCTCTAGAGTACGTGGATTTGAGGGGGAAATGCCTTGAGCATTCCAGATGATTTCCTAGCATTCTATTTGGTACTTGAAGTCTCCCCCTAATGCCGGGAAATGGTCCTCATTAAATATGCAGTCGGCGTATCGGGCTGTGAATAAGTCCCCTGTAAGAGGCTCGAGGTATTTGATAATTTATGGAGATTGATATCCCACATAGACACCAAGTTTCCTATGTGGGCCCATAGAGGTACGCTTAGGCAGTGAGATCAGTACGTATACAGCGCAACCGAATTTTCGCAGATAGGAAATATTTGGCATATTCCCACGTACTAATTGCAATGGGGAGATTGCGTGATATGCAGTTGGTCGCAATTGTATTAAGTCAGCAATGTGTAAGACTGCATGACCCCAACTTGAGGTTGGTAGGTTGCAATTTTGTAATAATGGTCGTCCAAtgagtttaatttttttaataagagATTCTGCTAAACCATTTTGCGTATGGACATATGGGACAGAGTGCTGAACTTGAATTCCCAAAGCTATACAATAATCATTGAAAGCTTTTGAGGAAAATTCAGCAGCATTGTCCATTCGAATTgattgaatttgatgttcagGATTATGTGCTCTAAGTCTAATAACTTGAGCAATAATTTTTGCAAATGCATGGTTACGAGTGGACAAAAGACACACATGAGACCATCTAGTAGATGCATCTATTAGAACCATGAAGTACCTGAACGGTTCAGACAATGGTTGTATAGGGCCACAAATATCTCCTTGAATGCGTTCAAGAAATTTTAGTGGCTCATTTTGAATCTTAGCGGGCGATGGTCGTACGATCAATTTTCCTATAGTGCATGAAGTGCACATAAAATCTGAAGGTTTGAGGAATTTAGCAGTATTTAACTCATGACCATTAGAATTGCTGATAATTTTTCGCATCATCCCTATACTAGGATGGCCAAGGCGATCATGCCAAGTTTTGAATGCGTCAATATTCTGAAAAATTACCTATTACGTAACATGTGGTACGGATTTGATGTATGTATAGTACAATCCAGATCAAAAAGAGGCAATTTTTTCAataatttgtttgctatatcCGCTATTTTTAGTAACGAGGAGAATTTCCTCATTATTGTCATCACAGGTTTCTATATGAAAACCATTTTGACAGATATCTCTATAACTTAACAAGGTACGCTTTGAATCGGGATACAATAATGCATCCTCAATTGTAATTTGGGTACCCATGGGGAGTACAATAGTGGCACTACCAGAGCCAATTATTGTAGCATCGCATCCTGCGATTGTCAAAACATTTCCTTATCTTTTTGTAAGAGTTTGGAAATACTTTGTTTCTCTAAGTATAGAATTAGTGGTACCACTATCCACTAGGCATAATTCCTCCTCCATCAGATTGACCCCCTAGGAACATGGGTTGTTTAGGAGCATTCGCATGTCAGTTGTTCTCTATTCACGAGCGTGCTGACAACGTGTTGAATGTGAATGTAAAATAAATAGAGATTTGGAAACTGTTTAATGTTTATTGATCTCTTTGGATTATATATAAGTGAAATGTCGCATTGTATGGACGTGACTGTTCGGGAAAAAGTAACTGTTCAATGGAACAATCTACTAAGGGATATGTCCTCCATAGTGCTAACTGCTTATACTAACTAGCTGCTaatcctcttcctctgttgATGAGATCACCGAGTACATAGAGGTGTCCGTCAGACACACCGTTTCGTAACATTCTCCACGGCGGCGAACGACGCGAAGGGGGCGTGGGGGTGGCGACTGGCCCGTCGTGAGGATGGCCTGGAGTAACCCGCCGAAGACGACAATGCAGTTGCTGTGGCCCATGCTTGTGCTGCGCGCCCCGGGTTGCCTTCCTGCTGAGAAATTTCAAGATTGAAAACATTTTTTCAAATTCTTGCTGCTACTGCGCTTGGACAGGCAAAATTGAAAGCATTTTTCAAATTGAAAACCATTCACAAACAAATTATCCTCACCCCCATCAACTTCTTGTCATGTTAACCAACACATATGCCCAGAACTATAAACCAGGAAATGCTTTGCATCTGAGCTACAGAAAGTTCCAGAAAGGAAACACAGAAGGCGATGGTCGATCGATCAGGATTAAATTCCTCCATGGACATCGCCGGATCCAAGCGCCCATGTTCACCTGCTGCATTGTTCTCGAACCTGCAGCGGCCCAGACAGAAGAGCCATTGGTAGAGACTAGTAGAGAGTAGAGACGGTGATGGCAAATCAGGTTCTTTTAAGTAACTTCATATTTTGCCAACCGAAACACAGCCCCGACAGGCAAGCTGAAGCATTCCAAGACTGCCTACCGCAGCATGTACACCATTCGAAAACTCCAGCAAAACTCATCTGAATCCATCCATATTCTATCGGAATTCGCAAAACAGGCATGAATCAATGCATTTCCAGAACGGCATAAGGAGACACAAAAGACACTGAGCTGAGAAGGCCCAACGAAATTGCTGGACACAACTCTACAAAACAAACGTAAGCAAAACTCAGGATCCAACTAAAATATGCTTCGAAGAAAGCAAGTTATTCATGAAAAACACATAACCAGAGCAAATCGCTTGCAATTGATAATCAGAAACTGTTTCTGGCAACGCGCGCCACCTCAACCAACGACCAATTACGCCATTATTCTTCCGCAAAAGCAAAcatctcttccctcctctccccaCTACTCAACCAGGCTCAAGCGATGACCATAATAATTCCTCCTAAGCAACGGCACATCAGCGTCTTCGTACGGGCACACCACACAACCGGCTGGCCGAATGAGCTTCCTGCCATGCTGGGCAGCCTAGTACCGGTAGTGAGCGGGCTTGTAGGGACCCTCGATTGGGACGCTGATGTAGTCAGACTGAGACTTCGAGAGCTTGGTGAGCTTGGCACCAAGCTTGCCCAAATGGAGAGCGGCAACCTTCTCATCAAGGTGCTTCGGAAGCACATACACCTTCTTCTCATACTTGCCAGAGCTCTTCTCCTTCCACAGTTCAAGCTGAGCAATGACCTGTATCAAACACAAGACTTAGTATGATGGGTAGGCAATGACCAGTATGATTTCAAGGTATTTGTTGCCGTATTTACCTGGTTAGTGAATGAGCAGGACATGACAAAGCTGGGGTGGCCAGTAGCGCACCCAAGGTTCATCAGACGACCCTCAGCGAGGACAATGATGCCAGTGTTGGTCTCAGGGAACACCCAGCGGTCTGTCTGGGGCTTGATGGTGATGCGCTTGACACCAGGGTAGGTCTCAAGACCGTGCATGTCGATCTCATTGTCAAAGTGACCAATGTTGCAGACAATGGCGTtgttcttcatcttcctcatgTGGTCAACCATGATGATGTCCTTGTTGCCGGTGGTGGTCACAAAGATGTCAGCTTCAGAGACGACATCCTCCAAGGTAAGGACCTGAAGACCCTCCATCAAGGCCTGAAGGGCACAGATGGGGTCGATCTCAGTCACGATGACACGGGCACCAGCCTGCTTGAGGGCAGCAGCACAGCCCTTGCCAACATCACCATAACCGCAGACCACTGCGACCTTGCCAGCGATCATAACATCGGTGGCCCTCATCAAACCATCAGGGAGGGAGTGGCGGCAACCGTAGAGGTTGTCGAACTGTTCAGAGGTAAAAACACATCAGTAATGTCAAACTTAACAGTTGCATTATGGTACTAGATAAATAGTAATACACCAGACCGTTTAGAAGAAAACATATTTTATCTGCAAAATTATTATAGTTGCTTACATGCACTATATAGCAAGTGACATTTCAGAAAGAGTACATTAAAGAATCCATGAAATGCACTGTATAGGCACTTTTAAGTTAGATCAGGCACATGGAACAATACATTACACTAAGCATCATAtactccattctcttttgatcgTACTATTTCTTGTTGGCACAATGACCAAGGAAAACAATCCTAATTATCCTACTTATCATCCATTTAATCATGCCATTAACTAGTCCTCGTAAACAAGCGATTCATTAAGGCCTAGACTTCTTGATGCCCATGTAGCCCATCTCAGGTGGAAGAATGAAGAGTCACGCATCAGACCCGAGACAACCATTAAGCGGATGGATGGTTGGACTGAAATAagactatcaaaagagaatttttcagatttggAAATATGCCTATtgaaagagaatggagggagtactaatcTAAAAAAATGACAGCTTCTACTTACAGACTATGTGGTGTAATGTCAGTATCATCACATCCCCCCAAACATAAGACTACTATTAATAAGCAGTCAACAAAAAACTAATATTAGAAGACTTTCGCAACCCAAGGACCAAGATATAGATCCAACAGGACGACAACATGGACCATGATTCCTGTAATTTAGGAGACACTCGATAACTGAACCACAGATATCAGAATAATCTGGGCAGCACAAATAAGCCATCTCCATTAACAGATCTGCCCAACAGAGATCTAAATCCCAGATCCATACCCAACATAATACTACTTCTAGAGAGCTACTCTGCAGAACGGTAAATTATGGAATATAAGGGTAAAACATGATCTAGATCTACGCAAGGACAAGCAAAGGCAGGCACGTGAATCACCTTGCTCTTGGTGACGGAGTCGTTGACGTTGATGGCGGGGAAGAGGAGGGTGCCGGTCTCCTGCATCTGGTAGAGCCTCTTGACTCCGGTGGTGGTCTCCTCGGAGACGCCGACGAGCCTCTCCTTCATCTTGCGGTACCTCTTGGGGTCGGACTTGAGGCCGTCGCGGATGATGGTGAGCACGATCTTGAACTCGGCGTTGTCAGTGGACTCCGGGTCGGGGACCTTGCCGGTCTTCTCGTACTCCTCCTCCGCCTTGACGCCCTCGTGGATGAGTAGCgtggcgtcgccgccgtcgtcgacgaTGAGGTCGGGGCCGCCGCCCTCACCCCAGTCGAGGCATCGCTCGGTGCACCACCAGTACTCCTCGAGCGTCTCCcccttccacgcgaagacggcGGCTGAGTCCcgcgcgatggcggcggcggcgtggtcctGCGTGGAGAAGATGTTGCAGGAGCACCAGCGGACCTCGGCGCCGAGCGCGGTGAGGGTCTCGATGAGGACGGCGGTCTGGATGGTCATGTGGAGGGAGCCCGAGATCCTGGCGCCGGCGAAGGGCTTGGACGGGCCGAACTCGGCGCGGCACGCCATGAGACCCGGCATCTCGACCTCCGCCAGCTCGATCTCGAGGCGGCCGAAGTCGGCCTGGGACAGGTCCTTCACCTTGTACTCCCGCCCCGACGAGGTCTTCTCCACGGAGAGCGCCATGGCAGCGGGCGGAGGGAGAGCTCGCGGATTGGATCTGGGAGGGaatgggaggaggggaggagacggcggggggagtggaggtggagggagggccggaggggggTTTTAGGGGAGAGACGAGGGCGCTGCGCCGTTGGATCCTGGAAGCGGCCGTCGGATCTGAACGGGATTGGTGGGGGGAGTGGGTGAGGGGTTTTTgtagattttattttattttgtctaTTTTTGTTGTCAGTGGTGGGGCTACATCTCAACCAAAGAAaaaggtttttttttgaaactgacAGAAGAAAAAGGTTACCCTAGCAACATTTTCAGTGgtatttttgaatttttataGTGGGAGCCTGTTCGCATATTGCATTTTCTCCTTTCCTGTAAGATGTATTTATATAGTATGAAAAGTCTTTAGAAAGTTGTGCTTGATTTTTCTTATTGTGCATTGGTATCAAGTGAACAAAATCAACatcacaaaaaaaatgaaatagaaTATTTTTTCTAACTTCAGTTGATGAGTTTTGTTACTTAGAATTACAGAAATCCAGCGGCGGCGTATGCTCACTGTGTCCTTTTCATCACCAACATCACTTACACCAATGCAGTTAGGCACCACCTACATCATGTTATCCTTTTCTAAGGTTCTGTGCAACTACCACCCCATCATTGCAGCTCTTTCGGTGCCACAAGCACTCGCTATTGCCACCAGAACTCCCATGATTCCGTCTTGTTTGTCGTGCGTGCAAATGGCCCTCCTTGTTGACCATAAGTACTGTTGCATTATCATGTTCTTTTAATGGGGTTTGGGTTTGCATTTCTATCTGTCCATTGTTTCAAAATATAGATATTTCAATTTAAAATGTGTAATTCTAATATTCATTACATGACATCGGGACCTCTAAAGATAAAAGATATCCTTGTAGCGGGGAATCTGCCCACCCGAATTCAAATCTTCAACTCGGCATGGTACTTATATTTCTTTCAGCTATTTAATTTTTAGTGATAGAATATATACCCCTTCGTACCCGGCACCCGTGACTTTGTCACTTAATATGTACCAAACTAGTGCCTCATAGATATTCATAGAGATAGGTGTATGTGCATGTATTTATAGGAACGAGTAGGTGTCCATATTTGCATTGTGttttgaaagaaaataaattgaaagagagagagagtaatAAATTCATATTTGAGGGTAGaagaatttgaatttcaaagtGCTTTCATTATGAGGCTGAATTGAGAAGAAGCCATTATCCTGCCACATCAGTTTGGATTGAGGCTCGAGAAGCATGAGCCTAGCGAAACATCCTTTTCGCCATGACGTGTGTTGCTCGGGTCGATCGCTCGCCGAAAATGTGCGCAGCCAAGTTCACTAGATTTTTCAAGCCAAGCTTTTGGCTGAGATCCATCGACGAGGCTGGTGATCTCCCAACATCGCTATCTCGCGAGGTGCCATGTCAAGCTAATTTTCCGCAGCCTACTATTGTCcttttctccaaaaatttctGGTGGTAGCTAGCAGTGCTTTGGTTGcaggttgcaggcttgcagctggTGGTGGCCCACgtcaacaatttttttaaataagaaGAAGCTATGTGCAcggaacaatttttttttcctttcaaaaaaaaaaaatctttgcccCGATGCTTTCCGGTCCGAAACCAAACCAAAGCATTCTTTTTTCCGGCTGGGTGCTCGACAGCCGACGGGCCGggctccctttttcttttcttttcttgggaACACCACGCTACGGCAGCGCCTGGCGCCTGTCCCTCTCGTGGACCTCGTGGCTGGCGTGGTCCGTGCGCGTGGGCTGGGCCGGGCCCACGGGGCGCCGCAGTTGGCTTCTACCTACCCGCGGCGAATCGTGTCCGTTAGCGAGGAAACCAACCAAGGGTGAGTGGTTCAGGTTCTTCACGGTGGGGTAAGGGCAAGACCAATATAACCAATGCTTGAGCAGCATGGGAGAGGTAGTGTGCGGGGAGAGAGATTaatgtttgtttattttttaagGCAACCCATATGTATATACGTAGTTTTTGCTAAGGACTACCCTATGGACTGGTTGCACAATGTATAAGGGTAGGTTGAATGCATTGTTTATTGCCTATGGATTGCTTTTGTCGCCCTTATGCATTCAAATGCCAATCACTTCGGCAAGTGTCTACTGTGTGTTTCATGCTCGATTCGATCCGTGCTATGCGACCATCATCACTAATATTGAATCTTTGTATATGGCAGATTTTTAAAGAATACTctttccgttccaaattgtaggtcattttagcttttttaggttcatatatattattatgcatctagatatagtgtatgacTAGATGCATAATAGTATATATGAActcaaaacaacttacaattttgATGAGCAATAATTTGCCATCTGCTGCACTATAATGCACTCGtacatcaatatttttcatgtggggcctagctggagaaaAAAACATCATGGCAGCTCAACCGTGACCCGTGAGTCACATTTTGTTTTCTCTGAAATTATGAGCGTGGTTGGTTAGGCTCCAAAACTTACGCTGCCAAATCTAGGGCATGCCAAAACGTGGGCatgataacttttttttttgccaaaaccTGGGCAAGAAAGCACTTGATTGGGTGCTAAAATGTGatagtcaatttttttttttgactttcAACCAAACGAGTGCAAAGTTTAAGGGCTTGCCCTAATTTTGGCTGGGCAAATATGTACCCTCGTGGTTGACGAACCGCCAGCAGCAGGTGCCACACCAATGGCTAACATTTGTGATTTGTTCAATGCCCAGCCCAATTGCCAATCTAATCAATCGAAATGTGACGATAATGACAAGCTACCAGTACATggttccctccaaactccaaAGACAAACACATGGAACTGTACATTACTACTACTATACATCGACCACGCGCACACGCACGCCACTACGCACTACTATACT
The genomic region above belongs to Setaria italica strain Yugu1 chromosome VI, Setaria_italica_v2.0, whole genome shotgun sequence and contains:
- the LOC101786236 gene encoding adenosylhomocysteinase — encoded protein: MALSVEKTSSGREYKVKDLSQADFGRLEIELAEVEMPGLMACRAEFGPSKPFAGARISGSLHMTIQTAVLIETLTALGAEVRWCSCNIFSTQDHAAAAIARDSAAVFAWKGETLEEYWWCTERCLDWGEGGGPDLIVDDGGDATLLIHEGVKAEEEYEKTGKVPDPESTDNAEFKIVLTIIRDGLKSDPKRYRKMKERLVGVSEETTTGVKRLYQMQETGTLLFPAINVNDSVTKSKFDNLYGCRHSLPDGLMRATDVMIAGKVAVVCGYGDVGKGCAAALKQAGARVIVTEIDPICALQALMEGLQVLTLEDVVSEADIFVTTTGNKDIIMVDHMRKMKNNAIVCNIGHFDNEIDMHGLETYPGVKRITIKPQTDRWVFPETNTGIIVLAEGRLMNLGCATGHPSFVMSCSFTNQVIAQLELWKEKSSGKYEKKVYVLPKHLDEKVAALHLGKLGAKLTKLSKSQSDYISVPIEGPYKPAHYRY